Proteins from a genomic interval of Nocardia sp. BMG51109:
- a CDS encoding ABC transporter ATP-binding protein, with product MTDTAHRPTALAVESLSVTFATDAGPVNAVSDVSYAVYPGEVLAIVGESGSGKSVSSRTAIGLLPQTARVEGTATVGSHTITAMSDKQLTALRGGEIAMVFQEPGAALDPLFTVGFQIAEALRAHRSLGRKEAKARAVDLLRTVGLPDPEHRVEFYPHQLSGGQKQRVMIAIAIACEPKVIIADEPTTALDVTVQAEILELLRDLRDRLGSAVVLITHNMGVVADLADRVVVMREGKVVETAPVDELFANPREQYTRDLLAAVPNLGAGPRPLPDSVPPAAQQDSGTRGADEPPRAGTPAEPATAAERGTSTEPGSSAGPDISTGPELPGESEAGAESAASTETRAVTEPGFPAGHEDSVEPGASVEPVLEVTDLVVEFPGALGRSAFRAVDGVSLSIGRGETLGLVGESGSGKTTIGRCVAALQRPTSGTIAMLGTQVTGLSERRLRPLRKRLGFVFQDPATSLNPRLTVGQCVAEPLVVHRAAGGEALRSRVRALLDEVQLPAGAEDRYPHELSGGQRQRASLARALVLNPDLLIADEPTSALDVSVQARVLELFAGLQREFGWACLFVSHDLAVVDQLADRIVVLRNGSVVEQGSRDEILRHPAEEYTRRLVAAVPVPDPVEQRRRRAASAALFATDHGG from the coding sequence ATGACTGATACCGCGCACCGCCCGACGGCGCTGGCCGTCGAGTCGCTGTCGGTCACCTTCGCCACCGATGCCGGGCCGGTGAACGCGGTGAGCGACGTGTCCTACGCGGTGTATCCGGGCGAGGTGCTGGCCATCGTCGGAGAGTCCGGGTCGGGCAAGTCGGTGAGCTCGCGCACCGCGATCGGACTGCTGCCGCAGACCGCCCGGGTCGAGGGCACCGCCACGGTGGGCAGCCACACCATCACCGCGATGAGCGACAAGCAGCTGACCGCGCTGCGCGGCGGCGAGATCGCGATGGTCTTCCAGGAACCCGGTGCGGCCCTGGACCCGCTGTTCACCGTCGGCTTCCAGATCGCCGAAGCGCTTCGCGCACATCGCAGTCTGGGCCGCAAGGAGGCGAAGGCGCGCGCGGTCGACCTGCTCCGCACGGTCGGGCTGCCCGACCCGGAGCACCGCGTCGAGTTCTATCCACATCAGCTGTCCGGCGGGCAGAAGCAGCGTGTCATGATCGCGATCGCCATCGCCTGCGAGCCGAAGGTGATCATTGCCGACGAGCCGACCACCGCGCTGGACGTCACGGTGCAGGCCGAAATCCTGGAGCTGCTGCGGGATCTGCGCGATCGCCTGGGCAGCGCCGTCGTGCTCATCACGCACAACATGGGCGTGGTCGCCGACCTTGCCGACCGCGTGGTGGTGATGCGCGAGGGGAAGGTCGTCGAAACCGCCCCGGTCGACGAGCTTTTCGCCAACCCCCGGGAGCAGTACACCCGAGACCTGCTGGCCGCGGTCCCGAACCTGGGTGCCGGGCCGCGCCCGTTGCCCGATTCGGTCCCCCCAGCCGCGCAACAGGATTCGGGCACCCGCGGCGCGGACGAGCCGCCGCGGGCCGGCACCCCGGCGGAACCCGCAACCGCAGCGGAACGAGGGACTTCCACGGAGCCCGGATCCTCGGCGGGGCCTGATATTTCGACCGGGCCCGAGTTGCCGGGAGAGTCCGAGGCCGGAGCGGAGTCAGCGGCGAGCACGGAGACTCGGGCCGTAACGGAGCCGGGTTTTCCGGCGGGGCACGAGGATTCGGTAGAGCCTGGAGCGTCCGTCGAGCCGGTGCTCGAGGTGACCGATCTGGTGGTGGAATTCCCCGGGGCCCTGGGTCGCTCGGCTTTCCGGGCGGTGGACGGGGTGAGTCTGTCCATCGGGCGCGGCGAAACCCTGGGGCTGGTGGGCGAATCCGGCTCGGGTAAGACCACGATCGGGCGATGCGTGGCGGCGTTGCAGCGGCCGACGTCGGGGACGATCGCGATGCTCGGCACACAGGTGACAGGCCTGTCGGAACGACGGCTGCGACCGCTGCGCAAGCGGCTGGGGTTCGTCTTCCAGGATCCGGCGACCTCGTTGAACCCGCGGCTGACGGTCGGGCAGTGCGTGGCCGAGCCTCTGGTGGTGCATCGTGCCGCCGGCGGCGAGGCGCTGCGGTCGCGGGTGCGCGCACTGCTGGACGAGGTGCAACTGCCCGCGGGCGCCGAGGATCGCTATCCGCACGAGCTGTCGGGCGGGCAGCGGCAGCGGGCCAGCCTGGCCCGCGCGCTGGTGCTCAACCCCGATCTGCTGATCGCCGACGAGCCGACCAGCGCACTGGACGTCTCGGTGCAGGCGCGGGTACTGGAACTGTTCGCCGGGCTGCAACGCGAATTCGGCTGGGCCTGCCTGTTCGTCAGCCACGACCTCGCGGTGGTGGATCAGCTCGCCGACCGGATCGTGGTGCTGCGCAACGGCTCCGTGGTCGAACAGGGCTCCCGCGACGAGATCCTGCGGCATCCGGCCGAGGAGTACACCCGGCGGCTCGTTGCCGCGGTCCCGGTGCCGGACCCGGTCGAGCAGCGTCGTCGCCGCGCCGCCTCGGCGGCACTTTTCGCCACGGACCACGGGGGGTAA
- a CDS encoding ABC transporter permease codes for MAEPAVVPPPSRRGVPGLRLFSMTSGLQRVTLVFGLGLIALFLIVALFAPLIAPYDFAQISADGTDFARQQAPSAQHWFGTSVRGEDVFSRVIFGARTALWVIAISLVLSLIVGVPLGLLSGYVGRWVDRVLVLFMDAMYAFPTLLLAIVVSIVVAGGNSSSFGGVLSAAVAITVIFVPQYFRVVRNATVAVKTEPYVDAARVTGAPVGRILFRHVFPNVTQSLPVIITLNGSEAILTLAALGFLGYGIEPTQAAEWGYDLNKALADVSNGIWWTGVFPGVAIVLVVLGMTLVGESLNEVLNPLLRTRRAAAASKEAEDD; via the coding sequence ATGGCCGAACCCGCGGTGGTTCCGCCGCCGTCGCGGCGCGGTGTCCCGGGCCTGCGGCTGTTCTCGATGACCTCGGGCCTGCAGCGCGTGACGTTGGTCTTCGGCCTCGGGCTGATCGCGCTGTTCCTGATCGTGGCGCTGTTCGCACCGCTCATCGCGCCCTACGACTTCGCCCAGATATCCGCCGACGGAACCGATTTCGCGCGGCAGCAGGCACCGTCGGCGCAGCACTGGTTCGGCACCTCGGTGCGCGGCGAGGACGTGTTCTCCCGGGTGATCTTCGGTGCGCGAACGGCGTTGTGGGTCATCGCGATATCGCTGGTGCTGTCGCTGATCGTCGGCGTGCCACTGGGTTTGCTGTCCGGCTATGTCGGGCGCTGGGTGGACCGGGTGCTGGTGTTGTTCATGGATGCCATGTACGCCTTCCCGACGCTGCTGCTGGCCATCGTGGTGTCGATCGTGGTGGCGGGCGGCAACTCGTCGAGTTTCGGCGGTGTGCTGTCGGCGGCGGTGGCGATCACGGTGATCTTCGTGCCGCAGTACTTCCGGGTGGTGCGCAACGCGACGGTGGCGGTGAAGACCGAGCCGTACGTCGACGCCGCCCGGGTGACCGGCGCACCGGTCGGGCGAATCCTGTTCCGGCACGTCTTTCCCAACGTCACCCAGTCGCTGCCGGTGATCATCACGCTGAACGGCTCCGAGGCGATCCTGACCCTCGCCGCACTGGGCTTCCTGGGCTACGGCATCGAGCCCACCCAGGCCGCCGAATGGGGCTACGACCTGAACAAGGCCCTCGCCGACGTCTCCAACGGGATCTGGTGGACCGGTGTCTTCCCCGGTGTCGCCATCGTGCTGGTGGTGCTCGGCATGACGCTGGTCGGGGAGAGCCTGAACGAGGTGCTCAACCCGCTGCTGCGCACCCGCCGGGCCGCCGCCGCATCGAAGGAGGCCGAGGATGACTGA
- a CDS encoding ABC transporter permease, producing MLLRYLAVRLLLIVPTAWILVTVVFFLMRVVGDPISAALGGRLPPDQIEARKEAAGLNRPVLSQYWDYLSGLVRGDFGRSTDNQAIGDIIANYGAATLELVFWALLVAFLVGVPLGRYAARRRDKAADVGLRLFGILVYAAPVFFVGLLLKLIFAVKLGWLPVAGRASTNVELALQHVSPKTNILTIDAILYGDNSYLLDVLKHAVLPAIALGLLTAGIFLRLVRINLIQTLRSDFVDAARARGLSERVVVGRHAFRNAMIPIVTVMGMQIAMMLGGAVLTEITFEWKGLGYQLAQYLQARDFVAVQGIVAFLALVVAVMSFLVDVVVALIDPRVRF from the coding sequence GTGCTGCTGCGGTATCTGGCCGTGCGGCTGCTGCTGATCGTGCCGACGGCATGGATCCTGGTGACGGTCGTGTTCTTCCTGATGCGCGTGGTGGGCGACCCGATCAGCGCCGCGCTCGGCGGGCGGCTGCCACCCGACCAGATCGAGGCGCGCAAGGAGGCCGCCGGGCTCAACCGCCCGGTGCTGAGCCAGTATTGGGACTACCTGTCCGGGCTCGTGCGCGGCGACTTCGGCCGATCGACGGACAACCAGGCCATCGGCGACATCATCGCGAACTACGGCGCCGCCACGCTGGAACTGGTGTTCTGGGCGCTGCTGGTGGCGTTCCTGGTGGGAGTTCCGCTGGGCCGCTACGCCGCCCGGCGCCGGGACAAGGCCGCCGATGTGGGACTGCGGTTGTTCGGCATCCTCGTCTACGCGGCCCCGGTGTTCTTCGTCGGCCTGCTGCTGAAGCTGATCTTCGCGGTGAAGCTGGGCTGGCTGCCGGTGGCGGGGCGGGCGAGCACCAACGTCGAGCTGGCGTTGCAGCACGTATCGCCGAAGACGAACATCCTCACCATCGACGCGATCCTCTACGGCGACAACAGCTATCTGCTCGACGTCCTGAAACACGCGGTGCTGCCGGCGATCGCGCTGGGCCTGCTGACGGCGGGCATCTTCCTGCGCCTGGTGCGGATCAATCTGATCCAGACTCTGCGCAGCGATTTCGTGGACGCGGCGCGGGCACGCGGATTGTCCGAGCGGGTCGTGGTGGGGCGGCACGCCTTCCGCAACGCCATGATCCCGATCGTCACCGTGATGGGCATGCAGATCGCGATGATGCTCGGCGGGGCGGTGCTCACCGAGATCACCTTCGAGTGGAAGGGTCTGGGCTATCAGCTCGCGCAGTACCTGCAGGCCCGCGATTTCGTTGCGGTGCAGGGGATCGTGGCCTTCCTGGCGCTGGTGGTGGCGGTGATGAGCTTCCTGGTCGATGTCGTCGTGGCGCTGATCGATCCGAGGGTGAGGTTCTAG
- a CDS encoding ABC transporter substrate-binding protein — MAGLALLAVAGCGSGRTGGGGDGGLVIGTTDKIFSLDPAAAYDQGSYVPETQVYQHLMNFGPGKTEPEPDAAEKCGFGTPTVYTCTLKTGLKFANGNPLSATSVKYSFDRMLKINDPNGPASLLGNLDHTDAVDERTVAFTLKNGNDQTFPAILATQAGPIVDEKVFPADRVLDDDAVAEGKPFSGPYTITSYDKNKLVEYQENPDYAGLLGKPKTASVSTKYYASPDNLKLDIQNGAVDVAYRSLSPTDLESLRGNDNVTVHEGLGGELRYIVFNLNTMPGGTPEQKLAVRKAVAASVDRDALSTEVYKGTYTPAYSSVPQGFPGATEPFKDLYGAEPNKEQAAKFLADAGVAAPVELNLQYNPDHYGGSSSEEYAAIKSQLEATGLFRVNLQSTEWVTYQRERARDGYPVYQMGWFPDYPDPDDYLTPFFAPNNFLQNHFEDPAITAQLTAEVTQPDKDKRLAIIRQVQREMADKHISIVPLLSGKQIAITAKGVQGTESTLDPSTKFRYSVLSK, encoded by the coding sequence ATGGCGGGCCTGGCCCTGCTCGCGGTGGCCGGATGCGGATCCGGCCGGACCGGCGGCGGGGGTGACGGTGGCCTCGTGATCGGCACTACCGACAAGATCTTCTCCCTCGACCCGGCGGCGGCCTACGATCAGGGTTCCTACGTCCCCGAGACGCAGGTCTATCAGCACCTGATGAACTTCGGCCCGGGCAAGACCGAACCGGAACCGGACGCCGCGGAGAAGTGCGGGTTCGGCACGCCCACCGTCTATACCTGCACGCTGAAGACGGGATTGAAGTTCGCCAACGGTAATCCGTTGTCGGCCACGAGCGTCAAATACTCCTTCGACCGGATGCTGAAGATCAACGACCCGAACGGCCCGGCGTCGCTGCTGGGCAACCTGGACCACACTGACGCGGTCGACGAGCGCACGGTGGCGTTCACCCTGAAGAACGGCAACGACCAGACCTTCCCCGCGATCCTGGCGACCCAGGCCGGCCCGATCGTCGACGAGAAGGTCTTCCCGGCCGATCGGGTTCTCGACGACGACGCGGTGGCCGAGGGCAAGCCGTTCTCGGGTCCGTACACGATCACCAGCTACGACAAGAACAAGCTCGTCGAGTACCAGGAGAATCCGGACTACGCCGGGCTGCTCGGCAAGCCGAAGACCGCATCGGTGTCGACCAAGTACTACGCCAGCCCCGACAACCTGAAGCTCGATATCCAGAACGGCGCCGTCGACGTCGCCTACCGCAGCCTGAGCCCCACCGACCTGGAGTCGTTGCGCGGCAACGACAATGTGACCGTGCACGAGGGGCTCGGCGGCGAACTGCGCTACATCGTGTTCAACCTCAACACCATGCCGGGCGGCACCCCCGAACAGAAGCTGGCCGTGCGCAAGGCGGTCGCCGCCAGCGTCGACCGCGACGCGCTGTCGACCGAGGTCTACAAGGGCACCTATACGCCCGCGTACTCGTCTGTGCCGCAGGGTTTCCCGGGGGCGACGGAACCGTTCAAGGACCTCTACGGCGCCGAGCCGAACAAGGAGCAGGCGGCCAAGTTCCTCGCCGACGCGGGTGTCGCCGCCCCGGTCGAGCTCAATCTGCAGTACAACCCGGACCACTACGGCGGCTCCAGCTCCGAGGAGTACGCGGCGATCAAGAGCCAGCTGGAGGCCACCGGGCTGTTCAGGGTCAACCTGCAGTCCACGGAGTGGGTGACCTATCAGCGCGAGCGGGCGCGGGACGGCTATCCCGTGTATCAGATGGGCTGGTTCCCGGACTATCCGGATCCGGACGACTATCTGACGCCGTTCTTCGCCCCGAACAACTTCCTGCAGAACCACTTCGAGGATCCGGCCATCACGGCCCAGCTGACCGCCGAGGTGACCCAGCCCGACAAGGACAAGCGGCTGGCCATCATCCGACAGGTGCAGCGGGAGATGGCCGACAAGCACATCTCGATCGTGCCGCTGCTGTCGGGTAAGCAGATCGCCATCACGGCCAAGGGCGTGCAGGGCACGGAGTCGACGCTCGATCCGTCGACCAAGTTCCGCTACAGCGTGCTGAGCAAGTGA
- the purF gene encoding amidophosphoribosyltransferase: MTNADLSVDSPNLLNTSAPDEPENEPREECGVFGVWAPDEDVSKLTYYGLYALQHRGQEAAGIAVADGAQVLVFKDLGLVSQVFDEQTLAAMPGHVAIGHCRYSTTGSVTWENAQPIFRTTAVGTGLALGHNGNLVNTAELAARSRELGLTSGRLSGGSMSATSDSDVMTALLAHAAADKSIEQAAMELLPTLRGAFCLTFMDEHTLYAARDRHGVRPLCLGRLDRGWVVASETAALDIVGASFVREIEPGELLAIDADGVRSLRFANPEPKGCVFEYVYLARPDSTISGRSVYGTRVEIGRRLAKEHPVDADLVIPVPESGTPAAVGYAQGSEVPYGQGLMKNAYVGRTFIQPSQTIRQLGIRLKLNPLREVIRGKRLIVVDDSIVRGNTQRALIRMLREAGAVEIHVRIASPPVRWPCFYGIDFASRAELIANGAGAEPAKRLDNTPFDERSQELQDEMVENVRRSIGADSLGYISIEGMIAATEQPGTRLCCACFDGKYPIPLPTEAAIGKNVLEGILGGKSESELLGDNANASALSRP, encoded by the coding sequence GTGACCAACGCCGACTTATCGGTCGACAGCCCCAATCTGCTGAACACGTCCGCTCCGGATGAGCCCGAGAACGAGCCCCGCGAGGAGTGCGGCGTCTTCGGGGTCTGGGCTCCGGACGAGGACGTGTCCAAGCTCACCTACTACGGTCTGTACGCGCTGCAGCATCGCGGCCAGGAGGCCGCCGGCATCGCCGTCGCCGACGGTGCGCAGGTGCTGGTGTTCAAGGATCTGGGCCTGGTGAGTCAGGTCTTCGACGAGCAGACGCTGGCCGCGATGCCCGGCCATGTCGCCATCGGCCACTGCCGCTATTCCACCACCGGCTCGGTGACCTGGGAGAACGCCCAGCCGATCTTCCGTACCACCGCGGTCGGCACCGGATTGGCGCTGGGGCACAACGGCAATCTGGTCAACACCGCCGAGCTGGCCGCCCGGTCGCGGGAGCTCGGATTGACCAGCGGCCGCCTGTCCGGCGGGTCGATGTCGGCCACCTCCGACTCCGATGTGATGACGGCGCTGCTGGCACACGCCGCCGCCGACAAGAGCATCGAGCAGGCCGCGATGGAGCTGCTGCCCACCTTGCGCGGCGCGTTCTGCCTGACCTTCATGGACGAGCACACCCTCTACGCCGCGCGCGACCGGCACGGTGTGCGCCCGCTGTGCCTGGGCCGGCTCGATCGCGGCTGGGTGGTGGCGAGCGAGACCGCCGCGCTCGACATCGTGGGCGCCTCGTTCGTCCGCGAAATCGAGCCGGGCGAACTGCTGGCGATCGATGCCGACGGTGTGCGCTCGCTGCGCTTCGCCAATCCGGAGCCCAAGGGCTGCGTCTTCGAATACGTCTATCTCGCCCGGCCCGACAGCACCATCTCCGGCCGGTCGGTGTACGGCACCCGGGTGGAGATCGGCCGGCGCCTGGCCAAGGAGCATCCGGTCGACGCGGATCTGGTGATCCCCGTGCCGGAGTCGGGGACTCCGGCCGCCGTCGGGTACGCGCAGGGCTCGGAGGTCCCGTACGGCCAGGGCCTGATGAAGAACGCCTATGTGGGCCGCACCTTCATCCAGCCCAGCCAGACCATCCGCCAGCTCGGCATCCGGCTGAAGCTCAACCCGCTGCGCGAGGTGATCCGCGGCAAGCGCCTGATCGTCGTCGACGATTCGATCGTGCGCGGCAACACCCAGCGCGCGCTGATCCGGATGCTGCGCGAGGCCGGCGCGGTGGAGATCCACGTCCGCATCGCGTCGCCGCCGGTGCGGTGGCCCTGCTTCTACGGCATCGACTTCGCCTCGCGCGCCGAGCTGATCGCCAACGGTGCGGGCGCCGAGCCGGCCAAGCGGCTCGACAACACGCCCTTCGACGAGCGGTCCCAGGAACTGCAGGACGAGATGGTGGAGAACGTGCGTCGTTCGATCGGTGCCGACTCTCTGGGCTACATCTCGATCGAGGGCATGATCGCCGCCACCGAGCAGCCCGGCACCCGGCTGTGTTGTGCGTGCTTCGACGGCAAGTACCCGATTCCGTTGCCCACCGAGGCGGCCATCGGTAAGAATGTGCTGGAGGGCATCCTCGGCGGCAAGAGCGAGTCGGAGCTGTTGGGCGACAACGCGAATGCGAGTGCGCTGAGCCGTCCGTGA
- a CDS encoding YhgE/Pip domain-containing protein — MATTDTAAAGPPRRHLSPVRWALPIVVMTLLGSLLGVMYLDYVVDPEKNLHDFPIALVNQDVGETLGPPGREQRVNFGEQVADGLRQAVPADKIDLRVLGPNEARQAMQSAQVYGTIYIPSDFSKRLGILGVGSVVPGDIERPIITVQTNPRAGAFGTSIMQRFGEQAMTQVQQQVGKQLTEQVRAQLTPQPGGPPAPELSGAARIALDSPLNIVVEQFRPLPGGSGEGLTAFFYSLLLLLVGMVGAMIVHQLIDAALGFLPTEWGPWYLHYPRASISRVQTLLIKWSAVAAMAVVVSAALLGIGAALGMPLDKPLALFLYGAFVMIAVGFTCTSVLAAIGTSGLIVNLIVFVILGLPSSGGTVPIEATPKYFQWLANFEPMHQVFLGVRSILYFNGSGTAGLTRGIWMSVLGLAIGVTLGLTITRFYDRKGLERKPVNRA; from the coding sequence GTGGCGACTACCGACACCGCGGCAGCAGGCCCCCCTCGCCGACACCTGAGCCCGGTGCGATGGGCGCTACCGATCGTCGTGATGACGCTACTGGGGTCGCTGCTCGGGGTGATGTACCTCGATTACGTCGTCGATCCGGAGAAGAACCTGCACGATTTCCCGATCGCTCTGGTGAATCAGGACGTCGGCGAGACGCTGGGGCCGCCCGGCCGGGAGCAGCGGGTGAACTTCGGCGAGCAGGTGGCCGACGGGCTGCGGCAGGCCGTGCCCGCCGACAAGATCGATCTGCGCGTGCTCGGCCCGAACGAGGCACGGCAGGCCATGCAGTCCGCGCAGGTGTACGGCACCATCTACATCCCCAGCGACTTCTCCAAACGGCTGGGCATCCTCGGCGTCGGCAGCGTCGTGCCCGGCGATATCGAGCGGCCGATCATCACCGTGCAGACCAATCCGCGCGCCGGTGCGTTCGGCACCTCCATCATGCAGCGATTCGGCGAGCAGGCGATGACCCAGGTGCAGCAGCAGGTCGGCAAGCAGCTGACCGAGCAGGTCCGGGCGCAGCTGACGCCGCAGCCCGGCGGCCCGCCCGCGCCCGAACTGTCCGGCGCCGCCCGGATCGCCCTGGACAGTCCGCTGAACATCGTGGTCGAGCAGTTCCGGCCGCTGCCGGGCGGGTCGGGCGAGGGGCTCACGGCATTCTTCTACAGCCTGTTGCTCCTGCTGGTCGGCATGGTCGGCGCGATGATCGTGCATCAGCTGATCGATGCGGCGCTGGGATTCCTGCCGACCGAATGGGGGCCCTGGTATCTGCACTATCCGCGCGCGTCGATATCCCGGGTGCAGACGCTGCTGATCAAGTGGTCGGCCGTGGCGGCGATGGCCGTGGTCGTCTCCGCCGCGCTGCTCGGCATCGGGGCGGCGCTGGGGATGCCCCTCGATAAGCCGCTGGCGCTGTTCCTCTACGGCGCCTTCGTCATGATCGCGGTGGGTTTCACCTGCACCTCGGTGCTCGCGGCGATCGGCACCTCGGGTCTGATCGTGAACCTGATCGTGTTCGTGATCCTGGGCCTGCCGTCGTCCGGGGGCACGGTGCCGATCGAGGCGACCCCGAAGTATTTCCAGTGGCTGGCGAACTTCGAACCGATGCACCAGGTGTTCCTGGGTGTTCGGTCCATTCTGTACTTCAACGGCAGCGGCACGGCCGGCCTGACCCGCGGCATCTGGATGTCGGTGCTGGGCCTGGCCATCGGCGTCACACTCGGCCTGACGATCACCCGCTTCTACGACCGCAAGGGGCTGGAGCGCAAGCCGGTGAATCGCGCCTGA